One genomic region from Rosa rugosa chromosome 1, drRosRugo1.1, whole genome shotgun sequence encodes:
- the LOC133726749 gene encoding plastoglobule-localized metallopeptidase 48, chloroplastic has product MASVPLSSLSLNHNPTSLSFISTASDHFRLASPTFQFATVSKFRCVRFAVSCRASSVVFRNLDADDFRHPLDKQNTLILRAIPGLTEVGKVLLGSVTEQVMLLENIGTSLLVSENQLSDLHKLMVEAADILNIDAPDLYVRQSPVPNAYTLAISGKKPFVVIHTSLVELLTREELQAVLAHELGHLKCDHGVWLTFANILTLGAYTIPGLGGMIAQSLEEQLFRWLRAAELTCDRAALLVAQDPKVVVSVLMKLAGGCPSMADQLNVDAFLEQARSYDKASSSPVGWYIRNAQTRQLSHPLPVLRAREIDTWSRSQEYRTLLKRATQITAGSKILTTPGR; this is encoded by the exons ATGGCTTCCGTTCCCTTATCTTCTCTCTCCCTCAACCACAACCCTACCTCTCTCAGCTTCATCTCCACAGCTTCAGATCACTTCAGGCTTGCTTCACCTACCTTTCAATTCGCCACCGTCAGCAAATTTCGCTGTGTCAGGTTCGCCGTGAGTTGCAGAGCTTCCTCCGTCGTCTTCCGCAACCTCGACGCCGATGACTTCCGCCACCCTCTCGATAAACAG AACACGTTGATTTTGAGAGCGATTCCAGGACTAACTGAAGTTGGAAAGGTTCTACTAG GATCTGTTACGGAGCAAGTGATGCTTCTTGAGAATATCGGAACGTCCCTTCTTGTTTCGGAAAATCAG CTTTCTGATCTACATAAATTGATGGTTGAAGCCGCGGACATACTCAACATTGATGCTCCTGATCTATATGTTCGTCAAAGTCCTGTACCAAATGCATACACTTTAGCAATAAGTGGTAAAAAGCCATTTGTTGTTATCCATACTAGTCTAGTGGAGCTTTTGACACGAGAAGAGTTGCAG GCTGTTTTGGCTCATGAGTTGGGTCACTTGAAATGCGACCATGGTGTGTGGCTTACATTTGCAAATATCCTTACCCTTGGAGCTTATACCATACCTG GGCTTGGTGGCATGATTGCTCAGAGTTTAGAAGAGCAGTTATTTCGTTGGCTCCGAGCAGCAGAGCTAACCTGTGATCGTGCAGCCCTTCTTGTTGCTCAAGACCCAAAG GTGGTCGTCTCTGTGTTGATGAAACTAGCTGGTGGATGCCCATCTATGGCTGATCAACTAAATGTGGATGCATTTTTGGAACAAGCTCGCTCTTATGACAAAGCTTCTTCAAGCCCTGTAGGCTGGTATATAAG AAATGCACAAACGAGGCAACTTTCACATCCTTTGCCGGTACTACGAGCTCGTGAAATTGATACATGGTCAAGAAGTCAAGAGTACAGAACTCTTCTAAAACGAGCAACACAGATCACTGCCGGATCAAAAATTTTAACAACACCTGGAAGATAG
- the LOC133726752 gene encoding B2 protein, which translates to MESIHTYWQLGDELRGQSKVAEDHKWLMVASKLAEQTRSKGERMNNLDLSKGPTETRARDKFGFQEDNKFESLNFNMLNLDSKVNENVSKSSFRNGIYNMNAVYQKNSASFVGNMTGNKYNGNHLSNKETNNSGNNNNNNNNETGNVVEKRFKTLPATETLPRNEVLGGYIFVCNNDTMQEDLKRQLFGLPPRYRDSVRAITPGLPLFLYNYTTHQLHGIFEASSFGGSNIDPTAWEDKKCKGESRFPAQVRIRVRKICKALEEDSFRPVLHHYDGPKFRLELSVPETLDLLDLCEQAGSAA; encoded by the exons ATGGAGAGCATCCATACCTATTGGCAGTTGGGTGATGAGCTTCGTGGACAGTCGAAAGTTGCAGAGGATCACAAATGGTTAATGGTTGCTTCCAAATTGGCTGAGCAAACGAGGTCAAAGGGCGAGCGCATGAATAACCTTGATCTTTCAAAGGGCCCAACTGAAACAAGGGCAAGGGACAAATTTGGGTTCCAGGAAGATAACAAATTTGAAAGCCTTAACTTTAACATGTTGAACTTGGACTCAAAAGTAAATGAAAATGTGAGCAAGAGTTCCTTTAGGAATGGGATTTACAACATGAATGCAGTTTACCAGAAAAACAGTGCAAGCTTTGTGGGGAACATGACTGGTAACAAGTACAATGGCAATCACCTCAGCAACAAGGAAACCAACAACAGCGgtaataacaacaacaacaacaacaacgaaACTGGGAATGTTGTTGAGAAAAGGTTCAAGACCTTGCCTGCAACTGAGACACTTCCCCGAAATGAGGTGCTTGGAGGTTACATCTTTGTATGCAACAATGACACAATGCAGGAAGATTTGAAGCGACAACTATTCG GTTTACCTCCAAGGTACAGGGATTCTGTTCGGGCAATTACACCTGGCTTGCCTCTGTTTCTCTACAACTATACAACCCACCAATTGCATGGCATTTTTGAG GCATCAAGCTTTGGTGGTTCAAACATTGATCCAACTGCTTGGGAAGACAAGAAATGTAAAGGCGAGTCAAGGTTTCCTGCGCAG GTAAGGATCCGTGTTAGAAAAATCTGCAAGGCTCTGGAAGAAGATTCCTTCAGGCCAGTCTTGCATCACTATGATGGTCCAAAGTTCCGTCTTGAGTTGTCAGTTCCCGAG ACCCTGGATCTATTGGACCTATGTGAGCAAGCCGGCTCTGCAGCATAA
- the LOC133734663 gene encoding MADS-box protein FBP24-like, with product MGRSNTKLPLELIKNEKSRNVTFRKRKKGLMKKTYELNKLCDVQCSVIIYENKNGQLVRPDTYPENPEEVKQIIDRFVSKSAKVRKVENLADFFSKQIMQVKKETAKLRQKNNEARFPSWDDRLDDFSLDQLLALLKKLEHKIEDVHKHYDKQYAIDDSILQQTALFPNNNVDYSQMVALNQYPTSGSMMYTSDRALPEEQTNLQALFQNNLINYHQNYNYCSITMNNRNGMPWQNYNIQSAPSASNGSNYDEQSTSMKCENRLQYGNIDENLTLCNHVPPQQTVYPMSASYLFDNANQFLHLKG from the exons ATGGGTCGAAGTAATACAAAGTTGCCTTTGGAACTAATAAAGAATGAGAAGTCTCGCAATGTCACTTTTCGAAAGAGGAAGAAGGGATTGATGAAGAAGACGTATGAATTGAACAAGCTTTGTGATGTGCAGTGTTCTGTTATCATTTATGAGAACAAAAACGGTCAACTGGTCCGGCCGGATACCTATCCTGAAAACCCTGAAGAAGTCAAGCAAATTATTGATAGATTTGTCTCCAAATCAGCCAAAGTAAGGAAAGTTGAAAACTTGGCTGATTTTTTCAGCAAACAAATCATGCAAGTGAAGAAAGAGACTGCCAAATTGCGCCAAAAGAACAATGAAGCTCGGTTTCCTTCATGGGATGACAGGCTAGATGACTTCTCATTAGATCAATTGCTTGCTCTTTTGAAAAAATTGGAGCACAAAATCGAAGACGTGCACAAGCATTATGATAAGCAATATGCTATTGATGACAGTATACTACAACAAACG GCCTTGTTTCCGAACAACAACGTAGACTATTCTCAAATGGTTGCATTGAACCAATACCCTACTAGTGGTTCGATGATGTACACAAGTGATAGGGCTTTGCCTGAAGAGCAAACTAATCTCCAAGCCTTGTTTCAGAACAACCTAATCAATTATCACCAGAATTACAATTATTGTTCTATCACGATGAACAACAGAAACG GCATGCCATGGCAGAACTACAACATTCAGAGTGCTCCATCAGCATCAAACGGATCAAATTACGATGAACAAAGTACATCTATGAAGTGTGAAAATCGTCTGCAATACGGAAACATCGATGAAAATTTGACATTATGTAATCACGTCCCACCACAACAGACTGTGTATCCAATGTCCGCAAGTTATTTGTTTGATAATGCCAACCAATTCTTGCATCTCAAAGGCTAG
- the LOC133726748 gene encoding sulfite oxidase isoform X2, with protein sequence MLITAVWGGAKLADVLELVGIPKLTGATKSGGKHVEFVSVDRCKEENGGPYKASIPLIQATNPEADVLLAYEMNGETLNRDHGYPLRGVVPGVIGARSVKWLDSINVIAEECQGFFMQKDYKMFPPSVNWDNINWSTRRPQMDFPVQCVICSLEDVNAIKPGKVKVSGYAASGGGRGIERVDVSVDGGNTWVEASRHQKTGIPYIAEAACSDKWAWVLFEAMVDVQQSTQIVAKAVDSAANVQPEKVEDIWNLRGILNTSWHRVQVRVGHSNL encoded by the exons ATG CTCATTACAGCTGTATGGGGTGGTGCGAAATTGGCTGATGTGCTTGAACTTGTGGGAATACCAAAGTTGACAGGCGCAACTAAATCTGGTGGAAAACATGTCGAGTTTGTGAGCGTTGATAGGTGTAAG GAGGAGAATGGAGGCCCCTACAAGGCATCAATTCCATTGATTCAGGCCACAAACCCAGAAGCAGATGTTTTACTTGCTTATGAGATGAATGGAGAG ACCCTAAACAGGGATCATGGGTATCCATTGCGTGGAGTTGTACCTGGTGTTATAGGTGCCCGTTCTGTTAAATGGCTTGATTCTATTAATGTCATTGCAGAGGAATGTCAG GGCTTCTTTATGCAAAAGGACTACAAAATGTTTCCACCTTCAGTAAACTGGGATAACATTAATTGGTCCACCAGGAGGCCACAAATGGATTTTCCTGTTCAG TGTGTAATTTGTTCTTTAGAGGATGTGAATGCAATAAAGCCTGGAAAG GTAAAAGTCAGTGGTTATGCAGCATCAGGAGGTGGTCGTGGCATCGAGAGAGTTGATGTGTCTGTTGATGGTGGCAATACCTGGGTAGAAGCATCTAGACATCAGAAAACTGGCATCCCATATATTGCAGAGGCCGCATGCAGTGATAAATGGGCATGGGTACTTTTTGAGGCCATGGTTGATGTCCAACAGAGCACTCAAATTGTTGCAAAAGCA GTGGATTCAGCAGCAAATGTACAACCTGAAAAAGTGGAGGACATTTGGAACTTGAGAGGGATACTGAACACTTCATGGCATAGAGTACAAGTTCGAGTTGGCCACTCAAATTTGTAG
- the LOC133726753 gene encoding mitochondrial import receptor subunit TOM20-like isoform X1 has product MDLQHNDFDRILFFEHARKTAEATHAKNPSDADNLTRWAGALLELSQFQNVQESKIMIQDAISKLEEVLVLKPKKHDALWCLGNAHTSHAFLTPDAEEAKEYFDTAAEYFKKAVAEEPGNDLYRKSLEVSAKAPELHVEIHRHGIGQQMTGAAAGPSTSSGTMAAKKKKSSDLKYDIFGWIILAVGIVAWVGFGKSNVPPPPQQ; this is encoded by the exons ATGGATTTGCAGCACAACGACTTCGATCGGATCCTCTTCTTCGAGCACGCTCGTAAGACCGCCGAAGCTACTCACGCTAAGAACCCTTCCGATGCGGAT AACTTGACAAGGTGGGCTGGAGCTCTATTGGAGTTATCTCAATTTCAGAATGTGCAAGAGTCCAAAATTATGATCCAag ATGCAATTTCGAAGCTGGAGGAGGTGTTGGTGCTTAAACCTAAGAAACATGATGCTCTTTGGTGCCTGGGAAATGCACATACTTCTCATGCGTTTTTGACACCGGATGCGGAAGAGGCAAAGGAATATTTTGACACCGCGGCTGAGTACTTCAAGAAAGCTGTTGCTGAG GAACCAGGAAATGATCTCTATCGGAAATCTTTGGAAGTGTCTGCTAAG GCCCCGGAATTGCATGTGGAAATCCATAGGCATGGTATTGGTCAGCAGATGACGGGGGCTGCTGCTGggccttctacttcctctggtaCAATG GctgcaaagaaaaagaagagcagCGATCTCAAGTATGACATATTTGGTTGGATAATCCTTGCTGTCGGAATTGTCGCTTGGGTAGGATTTGGGAAATCTAATGTACCTCCCCCGCCTCAGCAGTGA
- the LOC133726753 gene encoding mitochondrial import receptor subunit TOM20-like isoform X2: MDLQHNDFDRILFFEHARKTAEATHAKNPSDADNLTRWAGALLELSQFQNVQESKIMIQDAISKLEEVLVLKPKKHDALWCLGNAHTSHAFLTPDAEEAKEYFDTAAEYFKKAVAEEPGNDLYRKSLEVSAKAAKKKKSSDLKYDIFGWIILAVGIVAWVGFGKSNVPPPPQQ; encoded by the exons ATGGATTTGCAGCACAACGACTTCGATCGGATCCTCTTCTTCGAGCACGCTCGTAAGACCGCCGAAGCTACTCACGCTAAGAACCCTTCCGATGCGGAT AACTTGACAAGGTGGGCTGGAGCTCTATTGGAGTTATCTCAATTTCAGAATGTGCAAGAGTCCAAAATTATGATCCAag ATGCAATTTCGAAGCTGGAGGAGGTGTTGGTGCTTAAACCTAAGAAACATGATGCTCTTTGGTGCCTGGGAAATGCACATACTTCTCATGCGTTTTTGACACCGGATGCGGAAGAGGCAAAGGAATATTTTGACACCGCGGCTGAGTACTTCAAGAAAGCTGTTGCTGAG GAACCAGGAAATGATCTCTATCGGAAATCTTTGGAAGTGTCTGCTAAG GctgcaaagaaaaagaagagcagCGATCTCAAGTATGACATATTTGGTTGGATAATCCTTGCTGTCGGAATTGTCGCTTGGGTAGGATTTGGGAAATCTAATGTACCTCCCCCGCCTCAGCAGTGA
- the LOC133726748 gene encoding sulfite oxidase isoform X1, which yields MPGVTGPSDYSREPPRHPSLKINAKEPFNAEPPRSALGAAYVTPVEFFYKRNHGPIPVVDDIHSYSVSITGLIENPKQLFLNDIKALPKYNVTATLQCAGNRRTAMSQTRTVKGVGWDVSAIGNAVWGGAKLADVLELVGIPKLTGATKSGGKHVEFVSVDRCKEENGGPYKASIPLIQATNPEADVLLAYEMNGETLNRDHGYPLRGVVPGVIGARSVKWLDSINVIAEECQGFFMQKDYKMFPPSVNWDNINWSTRRPQMDFPVQCVICSLEDVNAIKPGKVKVSGYAASGGGRGIERVDVSVDGGNTWVEASRHQKTGIPYIAEAACSDKWAWVLFEAMVDVQQSTQIVAKAVDSAANVQPEKVEDIWNLRGILNTSWHRVQVRVGHSNL from the exons ATGCCCGGCGTCACTGGTCCTTCAGATTACTCGCGGGAGCCGCCTCGACATCCGAGCCTCAAAATCAATGCCAAG GAGCCTTTCAACGCCGAGCCACCGCGCTCAGCTCTCGGCGCCGCTTACGTCACTCCGGTGGAGTTCTTCTACAAGAGAAACCACGGTCCTATTCCAGTAGTCGATGACATCCACAG CTACTCTGTTTCCATAACCGGATTGATCGAAAATCCGAAGCAGCTGTTTTTGAATGATATCAA GGCGCTTCCAAAGTATAATGTCACTGCTACATTGCAG TGTGCAGGTAATAGGAGGACAGCTATGAGCCAAACTCGGACTGTCAAGGGAGTAGGGTGGGATGTTTCTGCTATAGGAAATG CTGTATGGGGTGGTGCGAAATTGGCTGATGTGCTTGAACTTGTGGGAATACCAAAGTTGACAGGCGCAACTAAATCTGGTGGAAAACATGTCGAGTTTGTGAGCGTTGATAGGTGTAAG GAGGAGAATGGAGGCCCCTACAAGGCATCAATTCCATTGATTCAGGCCACAAACCCAGAAGCAGATGTTTTACTTGCTTATGAGATGAATGGAGAG ACCCTAAACAGGGATCATGGGTATCCATTGCGTGGAGTTGTACCTGGTGTTATAGGTGCCCGTTCTGTTAAATGGCTTGATTCTATTAATGTCATTGCAGAGGAATGTCAG GGCTTCTTTATGCAAAAGGACTACAAAATGTTTCCACCTTCAGTAAACTGGGATAACATTAATTGGTCCACCAGGAGGCCACAAATGGATTTTCCTGTTCAG TGTGTAATTTGTTCTTTAGAGGATGTGAATGCAATAAAGCCTGGAAAG GTAAAAGTCAGTGGTTATGCAGCATCAGGAGGTGGTCGTGGCATCGAGAGAGTTGATGTGTCTGTTGATGGTGGCAATACCTGGGTAGAAGCATCTAGACATCAGAAAACTGGCATCCCATATATTGCAGAGGCCGCATGCAGTGATAAATGGGCATGGGTACTTTTTGAGGCCATGGTTGATGTCCAACAGAGCACTCAAATTGTTGCAAAAGCA GTGGATTCAGCAGCAAATGTACAACCTGAAAAAGTGGAGGACATTTGGAACTTGAGAGGGATACTGAACACTTCATGGCATAGAGTACAAGTTCGAGTTGGCCACTCAAATTTGTAG
- the LOC133707373 gene encoding transcription and mRNA export factor ENY2, which produces MRKSVNRQSTPDVEENQEDKEPSFQELINIELIESGEKERLMELLRERLIECGWKDEMKALCRSFIKKKGRNNVTVDDLVHVITPKGRASIPDSVKAELLQRIRTFLMSAAL; this is translated from the exons AT GAGGAAATCGGTGAATCGTCAGTCGACGCCGGATGTTGAGGAAAATCAAGAAGACAAGGAGCCCAGTTTTCAAGAGCTCATCAACATCGAG TTGATTGAGAGCGGTGAAAAGGAGCGGTTAATGGAGCTACTGAGGGAGAGGCTAATTGAGTGTGGGTGGAAGGATGAAATGAAAGCTCTTTgcag GTCATTcataaagaaaaaaggaaggaaCAATGTTACTGTGGATGACCTTGTACATGTAATCACCCCAAAGGGCAGAG CCTCCATTCCTGATTCCGTAAAGGCAGAGCTTTTGCAAAGGATTCGTACGTTCCTGATGTCGGCAGCTCTTTAA